Proteins encoded in a region of the Candidatus Neomarinimicrobiota bacterium genome:
- the rplW gene encoding 50S ribosomal protein L23 → MNTESQIIQSPILTEKMSHLEESENKYAFKVSRNANKISIKRAVEKKFNVKVSAVRTQNVKGKRKEMTVRSGGHVIRTRGKRSDWKKAIVTLHEGFSIDLYGMEAES, encoded by the coding sequence ATGAACACCGAAAGTCAGATTATTCAGAGTCCTATATTGACTGAAAAAATGAGTCATCTGGAAGAGAGCGAGAACAAATACGCCTTTAAAGTGAGTCGTAATGCCAACAAGATTAGTATCAAGAGAGCCGTTGAGAAGAAATTCAACGTTAAAGTTTCCGCTGTCCGAACACAGAACGTCAAAGGTAAGCGGAAAGAAATGACTGTTCGCAGCGGAGGTCATGTTATTCGAACCAGAGGAAAGCGCTCAGATTGGAAAAAGGCGATAGTTACGCTTCATGAAGGATTCTCGATCGATCTTTACGGTATGGAAGCGGAGAGTTGA
- the rplD gene encoding 50S ribosomal protein L4 produces the protein MNIPVYNVKGEETSKVRVDDSVFKIEPNEDVIHRAVVAEMTNSRQGTHSTKTRSEVRGGGRKPWRQKGRGVARAGTIRSPIWRGGGVVFGPKPRDYKDRLPKKMKKLARRSALSQRVQDKAVYVVDEMTIDAPRTKDFRKLLQDLGLGGKKITVLVGEIEKNLSLSARNLPNVFLIPATDVSTYDLLDCEAVVFDKAGIKKLSEQLAVN, from the coding sequence ATGAATATTCCTGTATATAACGTAAAAGGTGAAGAGACATCCAAGGTCAGGGTGGATGACTCAGTGTTCAAGATTGAACCGAATGAGGATGTCATTCATCGAGCGGTAGTAGCCGAAATGACCAATTCACGACAGGGGACACACTCTACGAAAACACGCTCAGAAGTCCGCGGCGGTGGCCGCAAGCCTTGGCGGCAGAAGGGACGGGGCGTAGCGCGTGCCGGTACCATTCGATCTCCTATCTGGCGCGGCGGTGGTGTCGTCTTCGGCCCGAAACCTCGTGATTACAAGGATAGACTTCCCAAAAAAATGAAAAAGCTTGCCCGGAGGAGTGCTCTATCTCAAAGGGTACAGGATAAAGCTGTCTACGTCGTTGATGAAATGACAATTGATGCGCCGAGGACCAAAGATTTCCGCAAGCTCTTACAAGATCTTGGTTTAGGTGGGAAGAAGATTACTGTACTTGTTGGTGAGATTGAGAAGAATCTGTCTCTTTCGGCGAGAAACCTGCCGAATGTCTTTCTGATTCCAGCCACTGATGTGTCTACCTATGATCTCTTGGATTGTGAAGCAGTTGTATTTGACAAAGCCGGCATCAAGAAACTGAGTGAACAACTCGCGGTCAACTGA
- the rplC gene encoding 50S ribosomal protein L3, whose amino-acid sequence MTGLIGKKMGMTRLFDKDGRSVPVTVIEAGPCVVTQVKTEESDGYVAVQLGFEDKKEVKTNRSQAGHFKKAGVSPKRYLAEFAIDRGRSPKTGDEYSVDMFKDGDYVQIKGVSKGKGFTGVVKRYGFGGGPKTHGQSDRLRAPGSIGQASDPSRVWPGTKMPGRHGNRTTLVDNLEVVKVDSDNNNLFIKGAVPGGRNGIVIVTK is encoded by the coding sequence ATGACAGGTCTGATCGGAAAAAAAATGGGGATGACCCGACTGTTCGATAAGGATGGACGAAGCGTTCCTGTCACCGTTATCGAGGCTGGTCCGTGTGTAGTGACTCAGGTAAAAACAGAGGAGTCAGATGGTTACGTAGCTGTCCAGCTTGGTTTTGAAGACAAGAAAGAGGTGAAGACGAATCGGTCTCAGGCGGGACACTTCAAGAAGGCTGGCGTATCACCGAAACGCTACTTGGCTGAATTTGCTATTGATCGGGGCCGTAGTCCAAAAACAGGTGATGAGTATAGTGTGGATATGTTTAAGGATGGGGACTATGTTCAGATCAAAGGTGTCTCGAAGGGTAAAGGATTCACAGGCGTTGTGAAACGGTACGGGTTTGGCGGTGGTCCAAAAACGCATGGTCAGTCAGATCGTTTGCGCGCCCCCGGTTCAATCGGGCAGGCGTCGGATCCGTCGCGTGTCTGGCCCGGGACAAAAATGCCCGGCCGCCACGGGAACAGAACCACGCTGGTAGATAATCTTGAAGTAGTCAAAGTGGATAGTGATAACAACAACCTCTTTATAAAAGGTGCGGTTCCCGGTGGCCGAAACGGAATTGTTATAGTGACTAAGTGA